Genomic segment of Coffea arabica cultivar ET-39 chromosome 1e, Coffea Arabica ET-39 HiFi, whole genome shotgun sequence:
TTAGTGAAAATCAATTCTAGATCGATGAACTTGGTATATTGAAGttttagtttaaaaattttccttctttttactAGTTAAATAGTTAACAAATGAGTTATTAGTTCTTAATTTTGTTGCTTAAAGTAAGATACTATTTTGCTTCTTTATTTTGGAATTTAATTTAATAGGCACATGATTAGACATGACTAAATTTTGTTAGTAATTGAGATAAAATTCTTCAAATGTCCTAAATCAGCTTTAAATTGAATATAAAGGGGACCAGACTTGCTCTTGCTATAACTTTATGGACTAAAACTGCACATGTACAAAATATTGAGGATCACGATTGCTTTTGTTAAAACTTTATGCCTACTAAAACTGAATATTAAGAATTAAAActatcatttttttcaaaaatgaaaaatttatgcCTGCATTCAGCAAATGCAACTCTTCTACAATTATGATTGGTCCAATGGTCAAGACCAGCCAACTCTTCAACTCTTTTAACGCATTCATCATCGTGTACAAAAGCGGCCAACTCGCAAAATAGGTACAACATTAATGGAGAACTTTTTGGTCTCTGGTTTCTAACGAGATGGAGTAACCACCCCAGTGTGaaccactgggccaatggctcagtggGCTCCCTCCTTGAGCTGTAGGTGAGGGTTCGAACCTCACTTGTAGCGAAAAAATCGAAGGGTTATGTTATAGTATTCTCTTGATTTAGTTGGGTCTGTATACTCACTAATTCCTACTATAGCCTCCTTAGGTTCCTCCTCCCCCTtagattaggatagaataaattatacaaatgtatagttgcttacaaaaaaaaaaaattaccccaGCGTGGTCATTTGTAAAACCAAGAAAATGCCAAGCAACTTCCATTGCAAAAGCATCCAAATTTCCCATTGAATTGAAGCACTGCACGGCACTACACTGGTCGAGGCCCCCGGATGTCTTTTCAAGTATTCTACCGGAACAGCCGATGGCCGCCTCCATTGACCCAGCTTAGTGATAAGTtataattttgtcatttattttattattaattttccctattacctgacttgatatggattaattattagattctattcactttttataatttatatttatttcagaGAGTAGATCGAAAATACTATAATAAGAACCAATTTGATGATTATCAGGAAAGCGCTCAAAGGGCAGGCGTCCGGGGGTATTTTTAGAATATCAAGGCGCGACTTTTTTTGATAATTTACGAAAGACAGCATAAAAGGAGGAAAGGAACGAAGGGTTAGGGTGTCACTTCTTCCTCTCCAGAGGAGGGAGCCGGCGCAAGCATTAGAGTAGACAGTAGACAGTAGATAGAAATTAGAAAAAGTGTGCAGAGGAGAGGACGGCTGGAGCTTAGCTTGGGATTCCTTTTGCCCTTGGAGGCTTTTGAGTTTTGACTAGGACCTCTGCTGCCATGTCAGGAGCTTAGTTGctttctttgacttttcctttttgtcTTTTAGTACTTTGCTTCCCTCGGATGTTAGGACAAAGGGGAAGCATTGAACTTTCCTCTGTAGTTTTCGTTTTCCTCGATTGCTCAAACGAAGTGAATTTTCCCAATTTTGAAAGACGATGGCCGCTGCTTTCTCTTCACCTTTGTGCGAGTTTTTCGCATCAGGGAtgaactaaattttcttttctagtcAAGACATAACGGAGGTTTTGATTcgtctaaaaattgtgagatcaatttaattttatctttttcttttatttattagtattcACATATTTCTTATTTGCAGTGCGtgtgattatttaattaattgattgttttggatccaaataattagttaattgggtaatctattgtcaattagggcattaaatccgtaattgtttaattgctctaaaatagtgacaactggcatgattagatttgtgtcaggggaatatgcgggttaatctaaaataaccctggtagtgcgttatttggttagaatagggctcctctaatacgtaaggcaattggggaattaaattctacgggcgtacctagaatTGTTTTCCAATTAGAGAAGTGATTAACGGGtataccttgatcaccgacacagtaaggaggggttgactgccatcgcttgtttggcagttataacctatttattagtgaataattggaattgcctttgtttcaatgatcaactaggtgaaccattgctgaagttattccttggctagatccttaattatcactcgtttgattttagtaatttgttatttaatttctagttgactattctattttattattttacttttagttggaTTGCTTAAATTGTCACCCCTGAGATAAAAACACCCCCCTTGCCACTGTGAACTTAAAgagaaacaattactcccaatccctgtggattcgaccctgctcatcactatctacagaaattaactttagtttgagcaggttttattattgcacaggtttcgacaacctgtcaattatTAGGagagtttgtggtttagaagctaaccgaagtgatgtttcttggatcttgatcactcatgcttgatatatatttttcttggtattttgGCAATATGGTAGATGGAGCAATGACCATTGTCAGATATTGGTACTTgtttgttgttctcatgcttgagggcaagcatggtttaggtgtggggggaattgataggttgcaattttatcatttattttattattaatttcccctattatctgacctaatgtggattaattgttagattctactcacttttgatattttacatttattttagggagtagaacgaaaatatgataacaagtgccaatttaACAAGAAAAGAGTCCAAGTAATAGAGCTTATCCCAGGGGCATTTTTGAAAAAGGAACACTGAAACCCAATTTGGTAATTACCGCAAAGGCTAGGACGGCTGGAGGGTTTTCTTCTTGCTGGTGGGCCGCCGCAGAGAAGGGTCACTTTTGGATTGCTTTTGTTGACTTTTCTCTTGTGGGCTTTTGGCTTAATTTTCAATTCTCGTATGTAAAAAGAGGGAATTAGCACTACTTTAGGGAATTTGGCTTTACACTTTGACTTGGCCGTTTTCCGTCTTTTAGTAGTTGCTCCTGCGCAAGTCAGGAGCACTGCGGGGATGGAGGAGcctttgatttttcctttcatcTGGAGTTGctacttttcttttattttcgaTAGGAGTAGACAAGGGATGAATTAAATCCCTttgtctagtcaaggaacaacggaggcTTTGGCTCGcttaaaaattgtgagatccatttaattttatattttacttttatttattggtatttgcatattccctgattgcagtgcttatggttgtttaattaattaattgttttggatccggataattagttaatttaataatctattgtcaattgaggtattaaatccgtaattgtttaattacctcaaaatagtgacaactggcatgattagatttgtgtcaggggaatacgcgggctaatctaaaataaccctggtagtgcgttatttggttagaatatggctcttctaatacgtaaggcaataggaaaattaaatcttacgggcgtacctaggattatttctcaattagagcagtgattaacgggcgtaccttaatcaccgacacagtaaggaggggttgactgccatcgcttgtttggtagttataacctatttattgataaataattggaattgcctttgtttcgatgatcaattaggtgaatcATTACTGAAGTTATTCATTGGCTAGATctttaattatcactcattagattttagtaaattgttatttaatttctagttggctattttatttttattattttacttttagttgaattgtttaaattgtcACCCCTGATATAAAAACACCCctcttgtcactgtgaatttgaaaaggaacaattactcccagtccctgtggattcgaccctgcttaccactatctacagaaattacttttagtttgagcaggttttattattgcacaggttgaCAATCTGTCACTTAGTATTGTCACGGCCGACAAAATTTGGTCTAAGCTTTCATACAGCTATTCTTTAGCAAATCATGCAACATATATTTATTTGTAAACCAAACTTGTAACAAATATTTGGAGAAAATAGAGAAACTATTGGTGCCCTCTTTTTGCTTCAAGATCAGGTAACCTCCTCTTCTATTCATAGCTCCTTCATAGTATTATGGATACATTGGCATGGGGTATATGATGGAATTCATTTTTGTcatatgaattttcaaaattccttaatgaattaaatttaaaatttcacatgttttagttgtttcttGGATATTTGATTGTGCTTTGATAGCTTATTCTTGGTCTTCTACCTGATTATATGAATAATTGTACGgcttcaataattttttttcaaaattatcccTCTTCAATAATATCTAACAATCCTGGACAAGTAGGATAAGAGATTATGACGTATGCATTTCTAGGAAAGTTCGTTAATTTGCATTTAGATCAAAGTTTAAACATGTTGGATAATCATCGTAGACATCAATTTATGCTGCACTTAGTACTGATCTTAATCACTTACAACTATGATCAGATTATCACCAATTAATGGCTTGGCATAATCCCTTACTACAACTTTTGCCGGTTCTTTTAGTTGGAGTAATATACTCGTAAGGCAGCATATGACATGaaataattgattttttttttccaactagTATTGGGTGGCAAACTATGATCATATTTTAAGGACTTCGTATATATAGTAAGATTGTCTGATTAGCaacaaatttattattttagttaCCTACTGACTCATAAAAACAAATACACTAACATTAATTAATACTTTTAGATGGATAAGAAATCACACGAAGattcaaatcagtttcacattCAACAAAAACAATGACAATTAGTTGGTGTTCTTCCACAATTAAGGCCCCCACCAGTGACTAAATCAGATTGCGCTAAAATTATTTTGAAGTGACCCCACACAATTTGATTAATCACAATTATATTAATCTGAATCTCACACATCAACCCACTGGAATCGTTAACTCATCTCTCTCTTATTCTGACTGGCTTCTATTCTGATTTCTACCATTTGTTGCTGAAACATTCCTTCCATCTCTGATATCAGCAAACCTTTCGATCCTAGTTCCAATTCCAAGCAAGAAACAATGGCTGACGCTGTTATCAGTGCTACTGTTGAGGTCGTCTTGGGGACACTTATTTCCATTGCTGCGGACCGCATTGGTATGGTTCGGGAGGTCAAAGCAGAGTTGGAGAGACTAAGCAACACTGCTGCAATGATCCAAGGTTTCTTGGCTGATGCTGACGGGAAAATGCATACCCAAGGGGTGCGAGAGTGGCTCAAGCAGCTAGAAGATGAGGTTTTTAAAGCTGATACCGTGCTAGACGAGCTCAACTACGACAATCTTCGTCGGGAGGTGAAGTACCGAAATCAACCAATGAAGAAGAAGGTatgcttcttcttctccttctttaaTGCAATTGGCTTTAGTTCCAGCTTGGCTTCAAAGATCCGAGACATCAACACCAGCCTAGAGAGGATCAACCAGGGAGCCGGTCACTTGGGATTGATCAACCAAATTGATCAACCCCCTGCTGATGCCGCTGGTGCCAGACAGACCGACTCTATTGTCGTTCCGAACGTTGTAGGAAGATCCGGCGACGAGTCAAAGATTGTGGACATGTTATCGAGCCCATCTGAAAAGGTTCTTTCTGTTATTCCCATAACAGGCCCGGGAGGTTTGGGAAAGACAACTCTGGCGAAATCAGTCTACAATAATCCAAAAATAGATGGGCACTTTGGCCAAAAAATTTGGGTTTGTGTGGCTAGAAAAATTGATACAGTGGTGCTGTTCAAACTCATTTTAGAATCGTTGACAAAAACAAAGGTTGAAGTGGATGGTAGGGAAGCCATAGTTCAAGAAATTCGAGGAAAGCTCAAGGGACAAAGATATTTccttgttcttgatgatgtGTGGGATCATGATCAAGGATTGTGGGATGACTATTTCAACACTTTGATGGGACTCAACGAAACCAAAGGAAGCTGGTGTCTTCTCACTACTCGTCTAGAATATGTGGCTAATGCTGTGCCTAGACATTTGCAAATGAATGATCGTCCTTATTTCTTAGGAAAGCTATCAGGTGATGAGTGCTGGTCCATCATAAAAGGAAAGGTGATGAGTGCAGGGAAGAAGTACCAGAAGAATTGGAAGCATTAAAGGAACAAATTTTAAGAAGATGCGATGGCCTACCCTTGGCGGCAAGTTTGATTGGTGGCTTGTTGCTTAACAACAGAAGAGAGAAGTGGCACTCCATTGTGCAGGAGAGTCTTTTGAATGAATATCAAAGCCAAATTAATCAAATACTTAAGGTGAGCTTTGATCATTTATCATCTCCATCAGTTAAGAAATGTTTTGCATATTGCTCGATTTTTCCCCAGGACACTGAATTAGGAGAAGATGAACTAATTGAGCACTGGGTTGCTGAAGGTTTTGTTCTACCAGATCGGGAAAACACAGGAATGATGGAGGAAAGAGGAGGCGAGTATTTGAGGATTTTGTTGCAAAATTCCTTGCTGGAAAAAGTCGAAGAGCCGTGGAGAACATACTATAAAATGCACGATCTCGTGCATGATTTTGCAAAATCAATTCTCAATCCTAAAAGCAGCAATCAGGATCGCTACCTTGCATTGAACTCTTCTGAAGGTTTGGCAGAAAATACCACAAGGACAATACCAGCATCAATTCGCACGTTATTTCTCCATCTAGAGGGTGGCGTATCTACTGACATGCTTTTAAGATTCAAGTGCTTGCATGTTCTCAAATTGTCTGGATATGATGTCGAGTCTCTACCGAGCTCCATTGGCAAACTACTACATTTGCGGCTGCTCGACATTAAATCTTCTAGAATCAGAAGTTTGCCGGAATCTCTTTGCAAGCTATATAATTTGCAGACACTAACAATGAGAGCTGGTGACCTTGAAGGAGGTTTTCCAAAACGGATGAGTGATTTGATTAGCTTGAGACATCTAAACTATTACCATGATGATGCAGAATTTAAAATGCCGGCGCAGATGGGACGATTGACTTGTCTTCAAACTCTGCGATTCTTTAATGTAAGTCAAGAGAGGGGTCGTGGTATCGAAGAGCTTGGGACCTTGAAATATCTGTAAGGATGGTTGGAGATAAGAAATCTTGGACTAGTGAAGGGCAAAGAAGCGGCTAAAAAAGCAAAATTGTTCGAAAAGCCAGATCTGTCTTTCTTGGAGTTTAAATGGAAGAGTGGGGAACGGGAAAGCGATAACCGTGAGGAGGATGTGTTGGAAGGTCTCCAACCTCACCCAAAGTTGCAAAGGTTGGGAATTCATTCTTTTATGGGTAATAAATTTCCACAATGGCTTATCAATTTGTCAAAATTGGAGGCATTGTGGATAGATGACTGCAAGAGATGCAGTGAACTCCCCTCGTTAGGGCAACTGCCATCCCTCAAACGTCTCTTTTTGAGAAGATTGGACAACATTCAATCTGTTGGAGATGAATTATATGGTATTAATACtaatgaggaggaggagggcaGATCACGAGCATCAGGGAGCTGCACTAGAAGACGAAAATTCTTTCCTGCCCTTGAAGTACTCCATGTAAGGGATATGGAGAAATTGGTAGAGTGGAAGGATGCAGAGCAAGCGAGGTCAACGGTAGGTGAAGCAGAAGCAGATGTCTTTCCCATGCTGAGGGATTTTTACATTGGATGTTGCCCACAACTGACCACTGTTGCATGCTCGTGTAAAAGTCTATACGTGGAGAATTGCGGTAATCTAACAAGTATAAAAAAAATGGGTTACGGCGCTGCTTCTGTTGAGGACTTGTGGATCGACTCTTGCGACAATCTTAGGGAGCTGCCAGATCTGGATCTGTTTGGATCGAGTTTGCGGCAATTGGCCATCAGATGGTGCCCAAGATTAATTAGTCTAGGAGTAAATGGACAGAAATGCCCCCTACCATGCCTTGGGAATTTGTGTATTGATAATTGCGAAGGCTTGACCACTATATCCGACAAAATGTTCCAGTCATGCCGGTCTCTGCGGTCCCTGTCGGTGATGAGGTGCCCCAATCTAGTGTCGTTTTCGCTTAATTTGCAGGAGACGCCTTCTCTCGAGAAATTCGCCCTACTCGACTGTCCCAAATTGCTTCCTCATAGTTTCAAAGGATTTGCTTTTGCCGCCAGCTTAAGAAAATTGAGCATCAACAGTCCCTTCTCCTCAGATGACTCCTCAATTGATGATTTTGATTGGTCTGGTTTAAGATCAGCATCAACACTCCGTGGGCTTCGCTTAGAAGGGTTACCTCACACGGAGTCCCTGCCACACCAGCTTCAATACTGGACTACCCTCACTTCACTAAGTCTCTTCAACTTTGGAGGAATAGAAGTGCTACCGGATTGGATTGGAAACCTTGTGTCCCTTGAAACATTAAAGCTACGGTCTTGCCAAAAGCTTCAATCTTTACCACCCGAGGCCGACATGAGACGCCTCACCAAGTTAACTTGTGTTGATGTTTATCGGTGTCCTCTATTAAGACAACGATACACTCCCCAAAGAGGCATCTACTTGGAGGAGGAGATTTCAAGTGATCCGGTGAGATTTTCCTATCTAAAGTTCACACGCATATATTGTTGAAATGCCTTGAATCACACGCATATATCTAAAGTTCACACGCATATAAAGTGTTACCGTTTGTTTTATTTCGGGTCTTGTTTTGGGTCTATTTTTGGGTCCAATCTGTTtgattgtatatatatacaccttATTTTAGTCTGTAAACTATTCCGATTACAACCCAAATAAAATCTAATTTCCCCCAAGTTGTTCTTGTCCGTTCTTGTTTGTTCTTCTGTTCCGCTGCATCTGTTATaacatatatatgtgtataaatTTTTTGTATCTGCATCTCATTGACATATATTTGCTCTTCAGTCTCTTGTACTCTTTTTCTCCATCTCTTTTCTGCAAAGTTATTCTCTGTAATTAATTCTCTTCTTTTGGGCAGACCTTGGTTTCTCTTCAAAGATTAGTTTTAACAAAGCCTGGTTTTGagcaaattggaagaggccaaaATTCTGGATTTTCTCTGCATCTCGCAATTGAAAGATTTTGAACATCTTAAAAACTCAACTTGTTACCTTCTATTTGGCCAAGCATGAAATTATTAGCAACGGTGCATACACAATTAGCCTCTTTGTTTGAATGTGTTAGCAAATGTTTCATTGGATGTGCAATGCTAGATGCACATGGGAGCATTCATCATTTTTCTGTCACCGATATTGCCAGTCTGAATGGACAACATTAAAGCTAATCAAGAAACAATTGTGAAGAAAATTCAAGATGCAATTTGCTATTCTTTGGGACTCTGTGTTCTTATTGCCATAAAATTATATCAGTCTCCTTGAAGTTCAGATATGTTTGTTGAGGAACTAGAGTGCTGCAAAACTTCACCCCTTACAATCGGTGATGCATGCTTCATAAGAATGACAATAATATGGGATCATTGTTTATCATCTTTCATAAGTTTGAGAAGTTTCTTCATCACAACTACCTTGTTTTTTTGTTCTGTGAGCTGAATTACTATATTGTTACCTTGTAGACAAGCAGTGACAGCGAATAAGAAAGCAATAATGGTGCTCAAATATCAGTTTCATGTTGTTTCCCATCGTTGCTGAAGAAGGAGAAACCAGGAGGTATGATGGTTCTCAAGCATCAGCTTCTCTCGCCAAGAACTCTTTTCAACCTCCGCCCAATTTATTAAAAACACAAGGGAATTGGAGCAATTTTTTATCAAAGTATGCTTGAGTGAAAATAGGGTGTTTTTCTGCACTTTCATGTACTTTTGAACATTTGTCCTATGCTATATAGCTTAGTTCTTAATCTTTAAGATTGTACATTTACTAGGTGCTTAACACGTCATTTGATTGTGAAAGAAGCtggttttttccattttcttgtaCTGAATACTAGACCATACCTTTTCTTTGCGTTCCTTAGCTGTCATAACTGAATTCATGCTGAAATGTAACATTATGATGGTATTTTCCAGAGTCTTAGAAAGCGGACCTCATGTTGCTGGACAAAGACACCACCCTTTGCTGTTGCATTTCTTACAAGATTGCCAGGGGGCAGAAGTTATTTTCACTGACTAGACAGGTTTGAAGATGAAGTTAGTAATCAATGATGAGAATTTTACACATCAGAGAGCGCTAGCTTTGATGGAGGCTTCACCAGTAGGTGGTTCTCCCC
This window contains:
- the LOC113698015 gene encoding uncharacterized protein, whose protein sequence is MEERGGEYLRILLQNSLLEKVEEPWRTYYKMHDLVHDFAKSILNPKSSNQDRYLALNSSEGLAENTTRTIPASIRTLFLHLEGGVSTDMLLRFKCLHVLKLSGYDVESLPSSIGKLLHLRLLDIKSSRIRSLPESLCKLYNLQTLTMRAGDLEGGFPKRMSDLISLRHLNYYHDDAEFKMPAQMGRLTCLQTLRFFNGKEAAKKAKLFEKPDLSFLEFKWKSGERESDNREEDVLEGLQPHPKLQRLGIHSFMGNKFPQWLINLSKLEALWIDDCKRCSELPSLGQLPSLKRLFLRRLDNIQSVGDELYGINTNEEEEGRSRASGSCTRRRKFFPALEVLHVRDMEKLVEWKDAEQARSTVGEAEADVFPMLRDFYIGCCPQLTTVACSCKSLYVENCGNLTSIKKMGYGAASVEDLWIDSCDNLRELPDLDLFGSSLRQLAIRWCPRLISLGVNGQKCPLPCLGNLCIDNCEGLTTISDKMFQSCRSLRSLSVMRCPNLVSFSLNLQETPSLEKFALLDCPKLLPHSFKGFAFAASLRKLSINSPFSSDDSSIDDFDWSGLRSASTLRGLRLEGLPHTESLPHQLQYWTTLTSLSLFNFGGIEVLPDWIGNLVSLETLKLRSCQKLQSLPPEADMRRLTKLTCVDVYRCPLLRQRYTPQRGIYLEEEISSDPSLRKRTSCCWTKTPPFAVAFLTRLPGGRKSASFDGGFTSRWFSPGFPNISFYSSPARAAERKMSNANSNISFMLFSIAAEEEELRSSRLVECDMDEEKERENIRAWKLIQETYQGAQLILGKLD